The DNA segment TGCCGAGTGTACAATTTCACCTTGCTTGTTAAAGAGAATAGCGCGCGTGCTCGTAGTCCCTTGATCTAGTGCAAGTATATATTCATTCATAAGCATCCTCCGCTCTTTGTTCGCTTGTTCAATTTATATATTTTTCATAAGTATAGAATTGAAATATCCAAAAACACATAGTCATAATTGTAATATTAACCCCATTCTACCCCGATGGCGGATAACGTGACAAATAAAAAAGGCACCACTAGGCACCCTTCCTTGAACAGAGTATTCACGTTGTCCCCCTACGCTACGACGGTTCATCTTCTTCGGGTTGTCCCGTTCATTTTTCTTTCATCCGCCCAGCCTCATCAAACTTGTTAATCACGCGCTCCAGTATTGTCCTCTCATTCTCATCCAAGCAACCAAAATAGTACGCAAGCACTTCCCTTGACTTCTTTCGTGCTTCCTCATACGCATCCTTGCCCTGCTCTGTGATAGACAACAGCACTGCGCGCCGATCTTGATCGTCATGCCTGCGTTCTACATAGCCGCTTTGAACAAGACGATCGAGCATAACCGTAATTGCGCTCGGTTTCACGACGAGCGATTCCGCCAAATAAGTAACATTGCAGCTTTGTTCTTTGGCTATAAGCGACAGCATATGAAACTGCGGACCGGTTAGTGCCTGCTCGCGATGCTGCATTATTTCGTGACGCAGCTTTTTGGCAACCATCGAATATTTCAATTGGAGCCGGTCTATATATTGATCGAGATTCGGATCCACATTATTCCTCCTCATCGGACAGTCATTCAAACTAAGCTGACTCAGCTTAAGCATTATTAGCTAGTGTATTATGCGCTTCTTAAAAAAACAAGGAAGACCGTTTCAAAAGTGTCACAGGAGTATAATAAAACACCTTGCATTATAAAGTGGAATATTTTATTATGTACTAAAATAGTTTTCATGTTTTATGATCTATACACAAAAATTATTTTCTTATCTATTGTGCATTCTTCAGAGGAAAGAAGGTGAAATTAACATTCTTACTCCTATTCTGCACGCGTTGTCTGCTCAAATGGACGCCTTGTCACCCCAAGAAAGACGCTTGGCAGAACATATTTTAAATGCACCTGCATCCGTTATTCACATGGGTATTACTGATCTCGCTGAGGAGTGCGGAATCAGCCCTTCGACAGTGACAAGATTTTGCAAGTCGTTTCATTTCAAAGGATTTCCGGATTTTAAAATGAAGCTGGCTTTTGAGTTGGCTCATAAACCTTCAGAAAGTCATTATCAGGATATTATTGAAGGTAACGATCTTCATAGAATCGTGCAGGCTATGGAGGCCAATCACTTGGCTTCGATTACCGATACAACCCGTCTATTGGATATTTCTCAACTTCAAAAAGCTGTGGAGACACTTTGTCGCGCAAAGCGGATCGATCTGTACGGCGTGGCTACTTCCTCCGTCATTGCGCAGGATTTCTACCAGAAGCTCATACGCATCGGCAAGAACTGCACGGCCTTTGCCGATTCCCACATGCAGATCACTTCTGCTTCCAGCTTAAGCGAAGGTGATGCAGCATTGGCTATTTCATACTCTGGAGAAACGCCGGAAACCATCGATGCGCTGCGCTGTGCCAAAGACAGCGGTGCCGTTACGTTATCCTTAACCCAATACGGCAGCAGCAGCCTTGCATCCTTAGCGGACATATCCCTATTCTCTTCTTCTTTAGAGGAAGGTATGCGCCGGGGCGATATGGCCTCGAGAATTGCCCAGCTCCATGTGATCGATATTCTATTTACGGGAATGGTAAGTCTAGAGTTTACCGAATATACGCCGAAACTGAAAAATTCTTATCAGAATGTCCAAATCTATCGTAAGACTACAGGAGGCTAATAAATATGTTCAATATTATTAAAGTAAACAATGAACAGCAATTCAATGAGACCGGAGCAGGAATTATTGCAAGTCTGCTGCAAACGAACCCGCGAGCTACGCTAGGACTAGCTACCGGGGGAACGCCCGTTGGAGTATATAAACACCTAATCGAGCTCTATAAGCAAGGCCTCGTGAGCTTCAAGGATGCCCGCAGCTACAATCTGGACGAATATATCGGCCTGCCGGAAGATCATTCGGAAAGCTATCGCAGATTCATGAACGAGAAGCTGTTCAATCATGTAGACATAGATCCAAGCAATACGCATGTGCCATCAGGCGTATCCGGCGATGGGCATAAAGCAGCAGCAGAATATAATTTGTTGTTGGAAAAGGCTGGCCAAATCGATTTACAGCTTCTCGGCCTTGGCCATAACGGACATATTGGCTTTAACGAGCCGGCCGAGCATTTGACGGCAGCAACGCATGTAGTCGAGCTGGATGAAGTAACTCGTAAAGCCAATGCGCGTTATTTTAACTCCATCGATGAAGTACCAACACATGCAATTACAATGGGCATCGGCTCTATTCTAAAAGCGAAGCAAATTTTGCTGATGGCTAAAGGAGCAGACAAGGCTGAAATTGTTGCCAAAGCTCTTAAAGGGCCCATCACAACTCAATGCCCTGCTTCCTTGTTGCAGCTTCATCCAAATGTCGTCGTTATTGTGGATCAAGAGGCTGGGGGGCTGTTATAAAAATGAGCGCCTCGAACCGGAGTTTCCAAATTGCTCACGCCGAGGTCGTTACGCCTAAAGGCATTATTCATGATGGCGCGGTGGTTGTAGAGGAAGGCCTTATTGCATACGTAGGCTCGACATCAGGTTTGCCTTCAGATTCTCCGGCTTCAGCCTCAACGATTGACGCTGGCGGAAGCTATATCCTGCCTGGTTTTATTGATGTTCATGTGCATGGCGGCATGCTTGAAGATTTCTCGATTCCAAGCAAAGAGGCATTTGATGCAATTACAAAGCTGCATTGCAGTCAAGGGACTACATCCATGCTCGCTACAACAATGACAATGCCATATGACGTTATCGATGAAATACTGCGTGAAGTTAACGAGTATATGTCGAACGATATGCCTTATGCTCAATTGGCAGGAGTGCATTTGGAGGGACCTTTTATAAGCCCAAAATGGCCTGGTGCACAAAATCCTACGCATATCGTGCCTCCAAACCGCTCCTGGGTCGAAGCATGGAACAATAGATATCCCGGCCTGATCAAACAGGTTACCTTTGCCCCTGAAAGAGATGGAGCTCTAGAACTGATCCGTTACCTTCGGAAAGAAGGCATCGTCGCTGCTGCTGGGCATACCGATGCTTCCTACGAGGAAATGATGGCCGCGGTTCAAGTCGGACTTCACCATGCCGTCCATACGTTCAATGCGATGACGCCTCTTCACCATCGTAAACCGGGAACCGCCGGCGCAGTACTAAGCACCCCGGCGATCAGTGCTGAAATTATCGCAGACGGTATTCACGTCCACCACGCCGCAATAAAGCTGTTAGCACAAGTAAAAGATGACAACAATCTCATCTTAATTACGGATGCCATGTCAGCAGCAGGGCTGGGAGACGGTGAGTATATGCTCGGAGACCTTCCTGTCATTGTGAAGGATAGTGTCTGCACCCTTAAGGATAGTGATAATACGCTTGCCGGCAGTACCTTAACAATGATTCGTGGCTTTCGCCATCTCGTGCAGGAAATCGGCCTTTCTGTAGAAAGAGCTTCTGAGGCGGCCAGTCTGAACCCAGCCAAACTCATTCGGATGGATCATTTGACTGGTTCCGTGGAGACCGGCAAACAGGCAGATTTATTGCTGGTAGACCAGAATTTGAATCTACAGAGCACTTGGGTCAAAGGACGGAAATACGAATCATAATCCACAATTTAAAAAGCAGCAGCTAAGGATGATATGATACCATCCTCAAAGCTGCTGCTTTTTTGGTACACTATTCTTATCGAGTTACTCCTCCTGAGAATCCTGCGCCACTACCTGTTCCTGTGCCTGTAGTACCAGACATGCCTGTGCCCGTCCCAGTTGATCCGACACCGCCGCCTGTATTTCTATATCCGTTTGGCCCTGTCATTGTACCCGCACGTCCTGGAAAAATGCGATTAACAAGCTGTTCAAAGTCATTAACATACCCCTGCAATGTAGCCCCGCCCCGCGACTGTGTTGCATAATTGCTGACATTGGTTACGAAGTCCTGATGCCCGGATACATACACATTACGAATATGCGGTGCCGTCTTCTTCACAGCTTGAGAAATTTTATCCTTTACACTTTGAGGAACATTGTCTACTACATTGGCGCCAGTGCCTGTACCTAACCCTACAACGTTACCGTTGCCTGTGCCATTTATGTTGGATGTGTTGCGGCGCGTACTCTTCATACCGATCGTACCATCCGTTCCACCATTCATACCCGCTCCCCCTTGATTGCCCCGGGTTCCGGTATCGAACAGACTTCCAATTACTCCCGATCTGCCGCCAAATCCATTATCCGCTGTGCCTCGGTTGCTATAATTCGCCCCATTGGTGCCCCTGGGGTTAGTGGTATTAAAGCCTGTTGTCCCATAACCCGTTGTACCGTAACCCGTTCCATAACCTGTTCCATAACCCGTTCCATTTCCTGCTATTCCTCTACGATAGCCATCCATACCGTTTGGCATCAAGCTCGTCGCACCATAGTTTGTAATCATTCCGTTGCTTTGTCCAGCTGACCGTCCCCGTTGATTATTATGAAGCGTTACAGCTACATAAGCGTCGCGATCCGTTACGACAACATGTGCGGATTGAATCTCGCGAAGCTGGGATACTTTGTTGCTTAGAGCCGGACTGTACTTCAAAGAATTAATGCGTTCACTCTGTCCGTTGCCAAGGCTTCGCGTAAAATTTCGATTGCCATCGCGCAGCGAATTCACATCATAATTCCCTTGATTGTTGTTCCGGACGCCTTGGGATCGCATATTGTTGTTATCAGTTCTTGTCCCACAGCCCGTAATTCCCACCATACTGGCAAGCAATGTTGCAGACAATGATAAGCTAACTACTTTGGCAATTCGCATGTAGTCATCTCCCGTTATTAAAGTGATGTTATGATGAACATCTGTTAGAATGCACGGGGGAGAGTTTTTGCATACAGGTAAACATAACCGGACACCAAGCGTACAATAGCATATACAATGATTTGAGGTGATTCTTGAATGAAAATATTGTTTACCTTTTACGTTCCCAGCGGCGGTGTGGAAACGCTGAATCGCCTTCGCTGCGAAGCACTTAAAGAAATCGGCATCGAAGGGCATCTCCTTTATCTGGAAGGCGGCTCCGGGCTTCAGAACATTTCAGGCATTCCTGTATATATTTCCCCTACCGATGATGAATTGCACAACCTTCTTAAGTTACATATGTACGATGCCATCATAGCAACCTCAGACTACCTCATGACGCAAAGATTACGCCAAGTCGGTTATACAGGCCCCATTGTATACGAACTCCAGGGGCTTGGAACGCGGGAACAGGCCGAACAGGCTCTAAAGGAAGCGGAGCCCATCTTACGGGAATGCTGCCAAGCTGCGCTAATGCCTCCGACTTCGCATCTTGTCGAGCTGGTTACTGAGCTATGCCCCTCCATTCCTCGTTATATCTTTCCTAATCCACTGGATACCGTAACCTTCTCACCTCGTGCCGTGGAAGCTTCAGCTCGGCCAATCATCGCCTGGATCGGGCGACTCGATAAGAATAAAAACTGGGAATTATTCCTTCACATCGCTCACTCCTTAGTACTGGCTAAGCCGGAGCTCCTTTTTTGGATCTTTCTAGACGACAAACTCAGCTCGGAAGCAGGAAATAACTCCTTCTGGGAGATCGTTCGCTTGCGGGGGCTCAACGAGCACTTACAGGTCTTTTCCAATGCTCCGCACTCAAGCATGCCGAATTACTTATCGAGTGTCGGTGAATCGGGAGGTTTTCTGCTGTCAACCTCCTATCTCGAAGGCTTCGGCTATGCTGTTGCCGAAGCCATTTCATGCCGCTGTCCCGTACTCAGCAGCGACTCAGATGGAGTCCGTTTTTTTATCCGCCATAATGAAACAGGCAAATTCTTCGACATGGGAGATGTTTCGGGAGCCGTCAAAGAGGCACTTGAGCTAATGAATGATCACAGGCTGCGAGAGAAGATTCGCAGTAACGGCCATGAATTTATATCGGGATTGATGACGCCACGGCAATATGCGGAGAGTTTTCGCCAAATGCTTTTGACTCTTTAAAAAGCCCAACATAACTATTGCAGATCAAGTGCAAAAAGGCTGTCCCTTCGTTACCAGGTAAATAACGATAAGGACAGCCTTTCTTTTCACAGTGGATCATCATTACTCAAAGGTAAACCAAGCGCACGCTGGAGTTTGAGACGATTCTCAAGCAGGCCTTGTTCCTGCGGAAGATACTCCAGGGCTTTTTCGTTATGATGATATGCGTTGTTAAGATCTCCTCGTTGTGCGTAACATATACACAATCGGCTATGTGGAATCCATGTGCGAAGAGTGCGGTTCTCCATAACAGCGGGGGAAGAAGCATTATGCAGGGCCTGCAAATACCAGTAAATCGCAGCGGCCCATTGCCCCCTTCCTTCAAAACATCCTCCTATGGCGCAACAGATTTCGCTTTGAGGCAGATCATATTGGAATGATCGTAGCAATGCCTCCAGCTTTTTATCCACTAAACCAAGCTGGCCGTAACAATCCGCGAGTTTGATGCAGGCCAGTATATAATCGTCCATATGTTGGCTAGGTTGCTTTAAAAAATAATTCAATTGTACAATCGCTTCCTCATACCGCTTCAAATCTGCCAGCTCGCTCCCATAATGCAGGAGAAGGCGGCCTTCAAGGCCACCACCTGAAGCAATACAGCTTTCAAGGATCTTTAGATTACGTTCCGTATGCACACCCTGTCTGCAATGTGTTACGGCCACATCCGAATATGCTATGCTTGCCCTGGATACATCTATATCCTCATGGACGATTCCTTTCCATTTAAATTTCTTATCCCTGCGAACAAGCCGGTACCTCCGGGTCAATATAAGGGGCACTCCTGCATCATCAAGCGCTAGATGATAATCCATCATGACAACTTCTTGATTCGGATTCAAGGTTCGCTTTAATTGCTTCAATTTACCTCGGTCCGGAGGCAGTAACAAGTCATCGGCATCCAGCCACATAATGAATTGTTTCGTGGCACGGTCAAAGGAATAATTTCTGGCAGCTGCAAAATCATCAATCCACGGAAAATCATAAATTTTCGCAGTATAGTGACCGGCGATTTCTTTCGTCCGATCCGTAGATCCGGTATCGACGATAATAATTTCATCGACGATATCACATACTGAATCAAGGCACTTCTGCAGCTGTTTCTCTTCGTTCTTTACGATCATGCATAGACTGATGGAGATCAGGAGATAAATCCTCCTTCCCGGAGCAGATCAACGATCTCCTGGTTAGAGATCAGACTGTCGTTGGAATGATATTCATCGAAATGAATGCGCTGGAGATGGCTGTATTGCTTATATAGATGGACAGGAGGATTGGATGGAAGGATGACGAAGTACTGTTCATTGTATTTGTACGTATAAGGTGATTCATATCGGGAGACAAGCACCTCGTGCAGCTTCTCCCCTGGCCTCATTCCGATTTCCTTCAAGGGCACGGTATGACCCAAGTAATGATCAGCCAACGCATCGGCAATGTCGGTAATGCGGCAGGCTTTCATTTTCATAACGAACATCTCGCCGCCGATCGCTGTTCTCGCCGCCTTAAGCAGCAATTCGATCGCTTCCTCCAACGTAAGGAAAAAGCGGGTCATTTGACTGTGGGTTATTGTCAGTTCGCCCCCGGATTTTAATTGTTGGATAAATAAGGGTACGACGCTGCCATTCGTTCCTAATACATTCCCTCCTCGTATGCAAGTGAACCGGGTATGCTCACTTAAATAATTCGCATGAATCATCAGCTTTTCCCCGATCGCTTTCGTCATGCCGTACGTGTTGATTGGATCTACAGCTTTATCGGTAGATACGTCAATAACCTTAAGCACCTTTTGGGCGATGCTGGCGCGAATTATATTCTCAGTGCCAAGAACATTCGTCTTTAATGCCTCTGTTGGCTGATGCTCGCACACAGGAACATGCTTCAGGGCAGCTAAATGAAATACATAGTCCGCTCCCTTGCACCCGGATTCAACCGCATCGTAATCGCGAACGTCTCCGATCACAAATTTCAGCCTGTAGTCATATCCGAACTCCCGCTGCATCAGTACCTGGGCGTATTCGTTACGGGAGAAGATGCGTATTTCTCTGGGATTGTCCCGGAGCAGTGTCCGAGTCAATGTCCTCCCCCATGATCCGGTACCCCCGGTTACAAGAATAATTTTATCCTTAAACATTACAGCACCTTCCTCTCGGTCCGTTCATCGAAATTACCACCTTACTATTTAGGCGGATTATCCATATAATCGCGAAGAACGGCATTAATTTCATCGAGCTGCATGCGATTCTCACCCGGAACAACCTTTGGTGACGTATTAGTCGAATGCACGACATTGACCCAGTTGCGTCCAGGCAGCTTCTCATGGGGGAATTTAATGACATGACCATGATCCCTAATGGTGTACCGATCACCTTTCAGGAAGTTATTAACTTGGTAGATTAATACGTAAAATTGAGGAGAAGCATAGAATTTAGGAGCCATGACGTGGCGATCCCGATCCCAGTAATACCCGTTCTGATTAAGCAAAGCCCAGCTTTCAGGCTGATGCTGATAATCATGCAATTGTTGAAAATAATCCTTATGCAGCAAATCATCCGAATCCGTTCTAGCAATATAGAGCTCATCTGCCCCTTGAATGTATTCGGATATCGCCTGCTCGTACTGTTCCACCGGGACAAAACGGATATGATCCGGCAGCGTAATGCCCAAATCCGTTAATACTTCATAAATAACATCATGCGAGCGTGGATCGTATTTAAGCAAGGTCAAGAAATTTTGATTACCCTGGTGCTTCAGGCTGCTTAGCGTTAAATCCCGAAACAGCTTGATCCGATGCTCCACCCATGGCCGGGTTAACCGATCCCGGCACATGCCCATATTGTTAAATCTAATATCAATAACCAATCGCCTAGTCAATTGGATGATCCCTCCTGTTTAATAATTCAAGAAACGTTAAAGTTGCTGCACCGGCCTGCTATGCTGACCCCAGCCCACCTCCGCCAAGGACAACGACCTTTGCCTTTCCGGCCATACCAGCAGTGGCATTTCTTGTGTCGAAGACAAGGCGTGAATGCTTCAAAATACGCTCAAGCGGTAAATCACGATGGTCGGTGGCGATCACAACGCAGTCCGCCCGGCGGATTTCAGAACTACTGGCCTTTGTTGCCTTAAGCACTGTTCCTTGGACGTCAAGCTCAGCAATGTAAGGATCGTAATAGATTACCTCCGCTCCCTCCTTGACCAGTAAACGAATCAAATCAATGGAACTCGATCCCCTGATGTCGGCAACATTTTTCTTGAAGGTAATGCCCATTATAAAAATTCGGAGACCCTTCATGCTTTTCTGCTCGAGCGCTTCCTTTAGCCTTGAGAGGACGTATGCAGGCATGCTGCGGTTGATACGTGACGACAGCTCGATGAACGAACTGGTTACACCAATTTGTTGAGTTTTCCATTGCAGGTAGTGGGGGTCTACAGGTATGCAGTGCCCCCCGATCCCCGGACCGGGGTAGAAGGCCGTATATCCGAATGGCTTAGAAGATGCCGCCTCGACGACCTCCCACACATTGATATTCAATTTGTCGCAGAGGACAGCAAATTCATTGATGAAAGAGATATTAACAAAACGGAAAGTATTCTCCAGCAGCTTTGTCATTTCGGCGGTATCTGTAGAGGATACCCTGATCACCTTATCAAAAACATTCTTATATAAACGCTCCGTCCGAAGCGCGCATTCCCCGGTCACGCCGCTTACCACTTTGGGGATAGATGTCAAAGAAAATTGTTCATTGCCCGGATCAACCCTCTCGGGAGAGAAGCCTATAAAAATATCCTTGCCCGTTATTAGGCCGCTTTCCTCCAGCAAAGGCATCAATACTTCTTTGGTAGTGCCCGGGTAGGTCGAGCTCTCCAACGTCACTAGCTGGCCAGCTCTTAAATAAACTCTTAAATGTTCAGCTGCATCAATAAGGTACGATAGATCCGGCACGTGCTCCTTTGTCAAAGGCGTAGGGACACAAATGATTACCGACTCAGCCAATGTAACCGCGCTAAACTCGGAAAATAAAGTGAATCTTCCCTGTTCAATGGCCAACTGGATGATTCGATCCGGCACATCGGCTATATAACTCTTTCCTTTCTGCAGGCTCTCTAGTTTTTGTTGGTCCAAATCGATTCCTATGACGCTATACCCCTTATTCAGAAAAGCTGCAGCCAGCGGCAAGCCTACGTAACCAAGACCAATAATTGCAATATTTCTATCCACTTTCAGCCCTCCTTCTCCTATACTGCTAGAATAGTATATGAGAGGATGATCTTCTCAGCTTGGATGCATGCTTAGCTTAACTCCCTATTTTTCATCCATTTCTTACAATATTCCGAATGATTTTTAGCAATTTTTTCGCACGAACAGCAGTGGTATGATTCTCATGGATAAATTCGTGGCCTTGTCTAGTAATTCGCTCGCGCAAGGCTTCGGCGTGGGGTTGTAAATAATACTCCACCTTCTCTTCATAATCCCGTTCAGAGATGGCAACAAAATGCACTCCTGGCTTGAAGCCCAAATCTCTCAAATCCTCATTGGGTGGAGCCATTAGAAGCGTATAGCTGGCCGGAACCTCAAAATACTTGCGAAGTGAGTATTTATAAATAGAGTCACAGGTTAGGAAGATCTTCGCCCGGTTCGCCTCCATCGCAAATCTTTGCGCCACGAGTGCAGGTTTGTCTGCATCGAAGTTGGCATATCCCGGGTGTTTATGGAAGACAAACCAAGGCTCTTTTAAATATCTAGTCTTCATTAAGTGTCGCAAGGGATATATTCTACGGTTGATGGCTCCCATGAGTAAAACATCAATATCCTTGGTTTGATGATAGTTCCTAAATACGCTAGGCTCTGCGAAATGAGGAAGCCAGTATAAATTACCCTCATATTCGGGATATCTGTTCCGAAAAGCACTGCGATATATCGTAAAAATGTTAGGTGGCTTTCTCATCAGGAACGCCCTTCGCCGATCGACGTGTCCATGAAGATCATGCATGATCATCCCCCACGGAATTTGCAGGTCAAATACGCCTTCCACCGGAGGACAGTGCGTGGAATGAAACATATCATTCAACAAAACGAAATCAGGAGTAAACGGTAATCCGCGAAGAATATCGGGCATTTCCCCGCCCTCATGGCATAACGCTAAATCCGCATGCTTGGCAAGCTCCAGTTGCAAATAATGAAAATTTCGCTCCAGATACTGACTAAAGTCTTTCGTAATAAACAATATTTTAAGCCGCTGCATCGCTCCCATCCTTTCTCAAGGCGGCCGTTCCGATCCCAGTTCTCGATTTTAAAAAGCTTGAAAGCTTGCCGGAGTGCTCCTGACAAGCTTTCAGACAAATCTTAATCAGGTGATGAAGCGGTACCTACAAATGTTTCAGGACCATTGCGAATTGACGTTGACACGCCCGAAATAAATGAGGAATATATCGTCTGCAGTGAGGCTGGCGCATTCAGATCAGCGGCGACAAAGCTCTTATTATCCGTGTTGCTATCTTCGCTCACAGCACCTTCCAGCGTATAAATTACGTTAGCGGGTGCATAGGTTGCACCACGAACGATTTCAATCCGGAAAGTATCGCCAATATCCCCTAATATCCCGACAGTTCCATGTAGAATAACGATTGGGTTAGCCACGTTCTGCGTCTGCAGCCCGATGATTCCAAACAACTCGGGCGTAGAGGACAGCGGGGTACCTGGAAAACCCGGCTGGTTTGAGTTTATGGACACTCTGGCATCTAGAAAAACTCCCAAGATGAATTCACCTCCTAAAATTCCAAGCTACATTACCCTATGCTAAGACGTCCCTTTGTGAATAGACAGGTCCCTTAGGGTAGATGCTCATATTGAAAAACCATGGTCATACAATCGATGAATGCAACTTAACGTCGATGATGAAGCAGCCGATGCAGCCCACGCTTGTAGCGCTGCTGCACAGCAGCGATTTCCTGGCCAATCGCTCCCTGGTGCCGGATCGTTCCCATACCGGGATGACGTCGATAAGCCGTAAGAGTCTGATTCAAATAATGGAACGGAATGCCAGCTATTAGAATTCGATGCCATAAATCATAGTCATGGGTATAGGGAAGCCGTTCATCGAACAAGCCTATGCGCGCAAGCAAGCTTCGTTTGATCATTACCGTACATCCGTTCACCGGATTGCCCCGTTGAAAAGTTAACAGCATTTCCCGGCGAGTCATAGGCGAGGTTCCTGCACTATATTGAACCGTCGCTCCGTTCTCGTCGATATAATTGAAGTTCGTATGGGAAATGAGCGCTTTATTCCGCAGCATAAACTCAAGCTGAGCACTGACTTTATCTGGATAGAACATGTCGTCCGAGCTCAGCCAGGCGATATACTCCCCGGAAGCATGGCGTATTCCATGATTTAGAGCCGTTGCCGTCCCTCCATTCTGCTTGCCCAAATAGTAAATACGATGCTGATAGGATGACAGCAGCTCCACATATGACGTAGATCCGTCATCCACCACGATAATTTCTACGTTCGGATAAGTCTGATTCAAAGCGCTTGATACAGCTTGCTCTATATAAGGACAATTATAAAAAGGGATAACAATACTTACTTTCGCACTCATATTGGGTTCGTGTCCTCCCTTCGGAAATACTGTAAAATATCGCCAACCGAGGTTTCCCATGCAATCGATGGACTCCAGCCTAATTTCATCAAGGCTTCTGGCTGAACGATCGAAGCTGCTGACAGTTCGTCAGCATGCTTGCCTCTGGTTCCCTCATCAAACGGGCACTCTACCCTTGCCAGGCTTATAAAGGATTTGCATACCTCGCCAAGACTTCTTTCAACCCCCGAGCATACCGGATATACCTCACCCGG comes from the Paenibacillus lentus genome and includes:
- a CDS encoding polysaccharide biosynthesis protein, which translates into the protein MFKDKIILVTGGTGSWGRTLTRTLLRDNPREIRIFSRNEYAQVLMQREFGYDYRLKFVIGDVRDYDAVESGCKGADYVFHLAALKHVPVCEHQPTEALKTNVLGTENIIRASIAQKVLKVIDVSTDKAVDPINTYGMTKAIGEKLMIHANYLSEHTRFTCIRGGNVLGTNGSVVPLFIQQLKSGGELTITHSQMTRFFLTLEEAIELLLKAARTAIGGEMFVMKMKACRITDIADALADHYLGHTVPLKEIGMRPGEKLHEVLVSRYESPYTYKYNEQYFVILPSNPPVHLYKQYSHLQRIHFDEYHSNDSLISNQEIVDLLREGGFIS
- a CDS encoding glycosyltransferase, translated to MTRRLVIDIRFNNMGMCRDRLTRPWVEHRIKLFRDLTLSSLKHQGNQNFLTLLKYDPRSHDVIYEVLTDLGITLPDHIRFVPVEQYEQAISEYIQGADELYIARTDSDDLLHKDYFQQLHDYQHQPESWALLNQNGYYWDRDRHVMAPKFYASPQFYVLIYQVNNFLKGDRYTIRDHGHVIKFPHEKLPGRNWVNVVHSTNTSPKVVPGENRMQLDEINAVLRDYMDNPPK
- a CDS encoding nucleotide sugar dehydrogenase, translated to MDRNIAIIGLGYVGLPLAAAFLNKGYSVIGIDLDQQKLESLQKGKSYIADVPDRIIQLAIEQGRFTLFSEFSAVTLAESVIICVPTPLTKEHVPDLSYLIDAAEHLRVYLRAGQLVTLESSTYPGTTKEVLMPLLEESGLITGKDIFIGFSPERVDPGNEQFSLTSIPKVVSGVTGECALRTERLYKNVFDKVIRVSSTDTAEMTKLLENTFRFVNISFINEFAVLCDKLNINVWEVVEAASSKPFGYTAFYPGPGIGGHCIPVDPHYLQWKTQQIGVTSSFIELSSRINRSMPAYVLSRLKEALEQKSMKGLRIFIMGITFKKNVADIRGSSSIDLIRLLVKEGAEVIYYDPYIAELDVQGTVLKATKASSSEIRRADCVVIATDHRDLPLERILKHSRLVFDTRNATAGMAGKAKVVVLGGGGLGSA
- a CDS encoding glycosyltransferase → MQRLKILFITKDFSQYLERNFHYLQLELAKHADLALCHEGGEMPDILRGLPFTPDFVLLNDMFHSTHCPPVEGVFDLQIPWGMIMHDLHGHVDRRRAFLMRKPPNIFTIYRSAFRNRYPEYEGNLYWLPHFAEPSVFRNYHQTKDIDVLLMGAINRRIYPLRHLMKTRYLKEPWFVFHKHPGYANFDADKPALVAQRFAMEANRAKIFLTCDSIYKYSLRKYFEVPASYTLLMAPPNEDLRDLGFKPGVHFVAISERDYEEKVEYYLQPHAEALRERITRQGHEFIHENHTTAVRAKKLLKIIRNIVRNG
- a CDS encoding glycosyltransferase; protein product: MSAKVSIVIPFYNCPYIEQAVSSALNQTYPNVEIIVVDDGSTSYVELLSSYQHRIYYLGKQNGGTATALNHGIRHASGEYIAWLSSDDMFYPDKVSAQLEFMLRNKALISHTNFNYIDENGATVQYSAGTSPMTRREMLLTFQRGNPVNGCTVMIKRSLLARIGLFDERLPYTHDYDLWHRILIAGIPFHYLNQTLTAYRRHPGMGTIRHQGAIGQEIAAVQQRYKRGLHRLLHHRR